Genomic window (Caldinitratiruptor microaerophilus):
ACCGTATCCGGCAGTACGACGTGTCCCGCCAGCGCCAGAACCCTTCCCGCGACAGCCAGCGCGGCGCGCGGCCGGCCCGCGGCGCGCGCCGCCTCGCCCATGCGCTCGCGGCGCCCGGGGGCGTCGACCAGGAGGTAGCGGGCCAGGGCCGCGGCCTGCCCGGGGGTGCGTGCCTGGATGGCGGCGCCGAGGCGCGTGAGGTGCGCCGCGTTGTCTTCCTCGTGCCCCGGCAGCGGCCTCAGGAGCACCATCGGAAGCCCGACCGCCAGCGCCTCGCTGCAGGTGAGGCCCCCCGCCTTCGTCACGAGAAGGTCTGCCCAGGCCATGAGGGAGGCGACGTCGGGAGTGTACCCGTGGACCTCGAGGCGGGGATGGTCCGCCGCCAGCCCTCTCAGGCGGGCCGCGGCGCGCCGGTCCTGCCCGGCCACGACCGTCACCGCCGGCGGCGGGTCGAGCCGGAGGAGGAACCGGGAGACGGCCTCCAGCGGCCCGATGCCAAGGGAGCCGCCCATGACCAGCACCCGGCCGGGTGCATCCGCCGCGCACCCACGCCGGAGTCCGCCCGGAGAACCCGCCCAGAAGGCTTCGCCGATCGGGATCCCGGTCACGGCCACGCGCCCGGGGGGCACGCCCCGCCCGAACAGCGCGCGGGCCGTGCTGGCGGAAGCGACGAAGAAACGGTCGTAGCCGGGGTGAATCCACGCCGGGTGCGGCCAGAAGTCGGTCAGGACCACGGCCGCGGGCACCCCGAGTTCCCCCCGCCACCGGAGATGGGCCACCGCCAGGCCGGGGAACGGGTGGGTGGCCAGAACCACGTCCGGGCGGACCGAGCGGACGGCCTCCCGGATGGCAGGACCGAGGAGCCAGCTGGCCACGTCTCCGGCCCCGCGGGCGTCCGACGCCGTGGCCGTCTGCCGGTAGAGCCAGCCGTACGACCCGGGGGTCCACCGCAGGAGCCGGAGATACACGTCCGCCACGGCGGGGAGAAGGCGTTCCCCGCGCGTCGCCGGACGCGTGCCCAGTTCCCGTACCACGACAAGCGCGCCCGGGCGAAGCCGCCCGACGGCCGCCGCGACCGCCCGCGCGGCCTGCGTGTGGCCTGAGCCGAACCGGGCCGAGAGGACCAGCACCCGCGGCACCGGCCCCCGGGTCACCGGCACCCCACCGCTTCGAGGAAGAAGGCGAGGAAGCCGGCCGTGGTCCGCTGCGCGCGCGGCAGCAGCACGGACAGGGCGATCTCCTTCATCGTCTCCGTGGCCTCCGCGCCGGCCAGCGGCAGATACATCCGGGCGATCCGAGCGTTGGCAACGACCCAGCCGGCGGGGTCTCCGGCCACGTCGTAGAGACCGTCACGGACCACGGCGAACTCCCGGCGCCGGCGGCGAGCGAAGTGCTCGAACTCCCGGTGTCCGTCCAGGAGCCGGCAGGCGGCGTGGTGGGGCACGCAGAGGTCCTGCACCAGGTGACAGGCCGCTCCGAGGTAGAAGAGCGCCGTCTCCCGGCTGCCATGGTGCCAGGCGGAGACGGCGCTCTCGAAGTACGCCCCGCAGACGGATGCCGCATGGGGCCAGCCCCGGATGCCCCGCCCCGTGGTCGGGTCGTACATGTGGGTCACGTTGCGGGAGCCGCCATCGGCCCACGCGCTCCCCAGCTGGATCTGTTCCAGATAGGGCCACAGTGCCTTCACGGCCGTCCAGTGCCCATCCGCTTCGAGGATCCGCAGCGCCTGGAGGTTGATGAAGTCGTGGGTGGGCGACGGTCTCGACCACACCCCTGCAACGGGGGCGACAGCTGCCAGCGCAAGCCGGCTCACGACGCCAAAGTGCTGCCCGGCTTCCGCCGCCGGTACCGCCATGGCCCATCACCCTCTGCGATGAAGGCTCTCAGGGCCATCTTCGCGCGGTACCTTGAAATCCGCGTTACCGGCGGATTGTCGCTCAGGGAAATCCGTACGAAGGTTCGCCTCCGTGAGGCTGGCGGCCAACGCCCTCTGCCTTCCGACTGGAGGTCACCGGCCGGCGTAAGCCCGCCGGGCGGCCGCCACCTCCTCGAGGGCCGCCTGGCGGCCGCGCCAGCCCCGGATCTCGGCCGTCTTTCCCTCGAGGTCCTTGTAGACGCGGAAGAAGTGCTCGATCTCCCGCTTCACGTGCGGCGGGACGTCGTCGATCTCCCTCACGTGGGCGAACCGGGGGTCGACGTCGACGACGGCGAGGATCTTCGTGTCCTCCCCCTTGTCGTCGGCCATGTCCAGCACCCCCACGATGCGGGCAGGCACCCGGCAGCCCGGGAACGTCGGGGCGGTGGAGAGCACCAGGATGTCCAGGGGATCGCCATCCGCCGCGAGCGTCTCGGGAATGAAGCCGTACTCACCCGGATAGTGCATCGGCGAGTAGAGGACCCGGTCGAGGCGCAACCCGCCGAGCTCCGGGTCATACTCGTACTTGTTCTGGCAACCGCTCGGAACCTCGACGAAGGCGAGGACCGTCGACTCGCCGGTCAACGCCGCATCCCCCTCCTCCTCCGCCGCCGGGCGCCCTGGCGCGCCCGCGCGGTCGCAGACGCCCCCGTCCCGGCGGCCTCACCCGCGGGTGCGGCCGGCGTGGCCGCCTCCGCGCCGGCCGCGGCCACCGGCTCTTCGGCCGGCGCCCGCCTGCCGGGATTCTCCGCCGCCGGTTCCGGCTCGTACGCCGGCGCCGCGGCGCCGCCACGGAGAGCCATGTACGTGTAGACGGCCAGCGGGACGAAGATCATCGAGGCGAACACCGCCAGCCCGAGCCACTGGTACAGGCTCAGCCCCCGGAAGAGGCTCAGAGCCCCCGAGTCCATGTCTCACTCCCGTTCTCCTTTCCATGGACAAATGTCGCGTACCTTTGTCCCGAAAGGTTCCTGCTTCATCCACCGGCACCGCCCAAAGGCTGCAACCTCCGATGTCCACAGGCGTCACTTCCCGCCGAACTGGCGGTAGTTGGCCGGTGCCTAACCGGCCAAGGCCAGCAGGTTCCGGGCCGCGTTCACATCCCGGTCATGGTGCGTACCGCAAGCGGGGCAGTCCCACGCCCGGACATCCAGGGGCAGTCCCTCCAGCACATGCCCGCAGCACGAACACGTCTTGCTGCTCGGGTAGTACCGGTTCGCCACGACCAGCTGGCTCCCGTACCACCCACACTTGTACACCAGCATCCGCCGGAACTCGCCCCAGCCCACGTCCGCGATGTGCCGCGCCAGTTTCGGGTTCTGCAGCAGCCCGCTCACAGCCAGGTCTTCCACCACGATCACCCGCTTGGTTTTCGCCAGGCGCATGGTGAGCTGGTGTAAAAAGTCCCGCCGGATGTTTCGGACGCGCCGGTGCATCCGTGCCAGCCGCAGCGCCGACTTCCGTCGGTTCTTCGACCCCTTCTTCTTCCGGCTATGCTGCCGCTGACGGCGGCGCAGAAGGCGCAGGGTCCGCTGCAGGGGCCTGGGCGCCTCGACCTTCGCCACCGTGCCATCGTCCCCGGCCACCGTGGCGAAGTGATGCAGTCCCACGTCGATTCCCACCGCCGGCCCTTCTACGGGTACGGGATCGGACTGTTCGACCTCCACTGTCAGGCTCACGTACCAGCGGTCGGCCTCCCGGCTCACCGTGGCCGACAGGATGCGGCCTTGGACCCCGGGCTCCTCCTTCAGCCGGATGACCCCCAGCCGGGGGAGCTGCACCGCCCGGGCCAAAACCCGGATGGAACCCGTCAGCCGGAACCGGTCGTCCCGCCCCTTCTTCCGAAACCGGGGGAAGCCCACCTTCCGGCCTTCCTTCAGGCTCCGGAAGAAGTTCTGGAAGGCCCGGTCCAGGTCCCGCAGCGCCTCCTGCGGGGCACACTTGGACACCTCGTACAGCCACAGGTACTCCGTCTTCTTCAGGCGGTTCAG
Coding sequences:
- a CDS encoding MGDG synthase family glycosyltransferase, with translation MTRGPVPRVLVLSARFGSGHTQAARAVAAAVGRLRPGALVVVRELGTRPATRGERLLPAVADVYLRLLRWTPGSYGWLYRQTATASDARGAGDVASWLLGPAIREAVRSVRPDVVLATHPFPGLAVAHLRWRGELGVPAAVVLTDFWPHPAWIHPGYDRFFVASASTARALFGRGVPPGRVAVTGIPIGEAFWAGSPGGLRRGCAADAPGRVLVMGGSLGIGPLEAVSRFLLRLDPPPAVTVVAGQDRRAAARLRGLAADHPRLEVHGYTPDVASLMAWADLLVTKAGGLTCSEALAVGLPMVLLRPLPGHEEDNAAHLTRLGAAIQARTPGQAAALARYLLVDAPGRRERMGEAARAAGRPRAALAVAGRVLALAGHVVLPDTVRA
- a CDS encoding zinc dependent phospholipase C family protein → MAVPAAEAGQHFGVVSRLALAAVAPVAGVWSRPSPTHDFINLQALRILEADGHWTAVKALWPYLEQIQLGSAWADGGSRNVTHMYDPTTGRGIRGWPHAASVCGAYFESAVSAWHHGSRETALFYLGAACHLVQDLCVPHHAACRLLDGHREFEHFARRRRREFAVVRDGLYDVAGDPAGWVVANARIARMYLPLAGAEATETMKEIALSVLLPRAQRTTAGFLAFFLEAVGCR
- a CDS encoding inorganic diphosphatase, whose protein sequence is MTGESTVLAFVEVPSGCQNKYEYDPELGGLRLDRVLYSPMHYPGEYGFIPETLAADGDPLDILVLSTAPTFPGCRVPARIVGVLDMADDKGEDTKILAVVDVDPRFAHVREIDDVPPHVKREIEHFFRVYKDLEGKTAEIRGWRGRQAALEEVAAARRAYAGR
- a CDS encoding RNA-guided endonuclease InsQ/TnpB family protein codes for the protein MKVTRAYRYELDPNREQRILLAKHAGAARFAYNWGLAQRVELYQQAGKTTNAIEQHRELNRLKKTEYLWLYEVSKCAPQEALRDLDRAFQNFFRSLKEGRKVGFPRFRKKGRDDRFRLTGSIRVLARAVQLPRLGVIRLKEEPGVQGRILSATVSREADRWYVSLTVEVEQSDPVPVEGPAVGIDVGLHHFATVAGDDGTVAKVEAPRPLQRTLRLLRRRQRQHSRKKKGSKNRRKSALRLARMHRRVRNIRRDFLHQLTMRLAKTKRVIVVEDLAVSGLLQNPKLARHIADVGWGEFRRMLVYKCGWYGSQLVVANRYYPSSKTCSCCGHVLEGLPLDVRAWDCPACGTHHDRDVNAARNLLALAG